Proteins co-encoded in one Verrucomicrobiota bacterium genomic window:
- a CDS encoding ParA family protein, producing MKLLAVANQKGGVGKTTTAVNLSACLADRGKRVLLIDLDPQGNATSALGVDGTDGRSLYEPLIGQAEVTAEIVPTRFERLFMIPASLDLAGAEIEVARLDDHLTRLRDILRSYIPTAPFDYAFLDCPPSLGILMTNALAAADKVLIPLQCEYFALEGLSKIVQVVEQIRGVNSNLTIGGIIMTMYDARTNLSQQVLNEVRQHFADVVFQTIIPRSIRLGEAPSFGQPIIEYEPNGVGATAYRALSEEFLQREQGAIKFVSTPG from the coding sequence ATGAAGTTGCTCGCCGTTGCCAATCAGAAAGGCGGCGTGGGAAAAACCACGACCGCGGTTAACCTTTCCGCCTGCCTGGCTGACAGGGGCAAACGGGTGCTCCTGATTGACCTTGATCCGCAAGGCAACGCGACCAGCGCGTTGGGGGTGGATGGAACGGACGGCAGGAGCCTGTATGAACCGCTGATCGGCCAAGCGGAGGTCACGGCTGAAATTGTGCCGACCCGGTTTGAGCGGCTTTTCATGATTCCGGCAAGCCTGGATCTGGCCGGTGCCGAGATTGAGGTGGCGCGCCTGGATGACCACCTCACCCGCCTGCGCGATATCCTGCGCAGTTACATTCCAACCGCGCCGTTTGATTACGCGTTTCTGGACTGCCCGCCGTCTCTGGGCATTTTGATGACGAATGCGCTCGCGGCAGCCGATAAGGTGCTGATTCCTCTACAGTGCGAATACTTCGCGTTAGAAGGGCTGTCCAAGATCGTACAGGTCGTGGAACAGATTCGGGGGGTAAACTCGAACCTTACGATCGGCGGCATCATCATGACGATGTACGACGCGCGCACCAATCTCAGCCAGCAGGTGCTCAATGAAGTCCGGCAACACTTTGCCGACGTGGTGTTTCAAACCATCATTCCGCGGTCGATCCGCCTCGGTGAAGCGCCGAGTTTCGGGCAACCGATCATTGAATATGAGCCGAACGGGGTTGGCGCGACGGCTTATCGCGCATTGTCGGAAGAGTTTTTGCAGCGGGAACAGGGTGCGATCAAATTCGTGAGCACGCCGGGCTGA